CCGACACGGACGAGCATCGATGAAGGGACGGTCTGAGCATGAGCGCCCGCGAAGTGAGGCTGCCGCCGATGTGCGCCAACTCGTGTGGGCCACGGCCCTCGTGTATCCGTTCGTTGCTTTAGCCGCGTATGGCGCGCGAGATCTGGTCGGTCAGCGCACCGCGATGTGGCTCGGCATTGGATTCGCGGTCCTCGCGACGGTCGCAATCTGGCTCTCGGCAGCAGTTGGTGCTTCTATCAACTGGTGGCTCGATCGCTCCGAGCGCCGATCGCATCCGCGCGATCCGCGTGGTGCGGGCTAGCGGCAGTTGGTGCAGATGGCCGGCCAGGGTAGCGGGTTGGCGGCCCCGGCCTCATCGTACTGTAGGGTCGGCCGTGGCCGCCAAACCGCATTTACTGAATCGGCCACGGCACAACCTGACGTTACGCCGAGCGAGAGAATCGGCCGGTGTCAAGCAAGGGCACAGCGACGATCACCGTACATGCAGAAACCCAACCTGCTCATTCGGCGCACTGTGGCGTACGCGGTCGACGTGGCCCTGCTCTTCGCAGTGCTCGCGCCGGCAGGTTGGCTCATGCAGCGGGCTCTCGGGTTCGTTCCGCAGAGCGGCCCCGAGATCTGGCTGGTGCTTCTCGTGAACTTCTCTGGTCCCGCGTGGTTGTACTTCGCGATCGCGGATGCCTCTCGCGGAGGCGCGACCCTGGGCAAACGTTGGCTGCGGCTTCACGTGACGCGGCAGGACGGCGCCCGCCTCAGTAGCCTTCGGGCCGTCGGCCGAACGGCCGCGAAACTCGTACCTTGGGAGCTGACACATGCTTCGGTGTTCGCGCTCGCGGCAGACTTGGGCACCTTCAGTATCGGCCAGGGCGTCGGCCTTGTATTGGCGAACGCACTCATGATGGTGTACCTCGCCTGTGCCGCGTACACGCGAGGTCAACGAGGCGTGCACGACTTCATCGCCGGCACGATCGTGGCGGCGGCCTGACGACGGTTGGTGACTGAGGGCCGTGCCAAGGAAGCGGCGGCGGGCCGCCGCTCCGATGTATCGGACCGACGTTAGGCACTGCGTAGTCAGAGCGTCATCGCGACCCCATCCATCTTGCCCAGCATGGAGGTGTGCACGGAACCCAGCAGCACTCCGCGCGGCGTCACCTCGGAGCAGCGCGATGATCCACGGACAGCGCAGCGCGAGGGCGGCTCGTCACGCGCGAGCGCGCCCTCGGGCTTCCGGTCGCGAGCCTGATGTTCGTCGCCGGTCTCCAGGTGGCGCGCCAGCGGGGATCACCGGACTGCTCGCGAGCACGCGCTCGCTCGCGCGCTCACGCGGCGAGGAGCGGTCGCATCGGTCCCTCCTGCACCTGCGCACGCGCCACCGGAGCGAGCGCTGCCGGAGCGAGCACCACCGGAGCGAGCACCACCGGATCCGCCGCGACGACCGCCGCCTCGCGCACCCGCCGCCGGCCCGGCAGGCGATGCACTCGCTTCGCCTGTCGCCACGCGCTGAGCGTCGCCTCGTCGCGCCGGTAGCGCGCCCGCACGATCGCATCGATCCGGTTCACGGCGAGTCGGCCGAGTCGGAGCTCGTCGGGGATCCCCTTGCTGGCGGTGAGGCGCGAGACGTGGAGCGTCTCGCGGCGCTCCGCCCCCAGCGCCACCGCGTCCCGCGCGGCGCGGAACTGCGCGAGGAAGTCGACCGGCATGCCCTGCGCGACGAACAGCGCTTCGTGCGGCGCGAGCTGCTCCAGCATCGCGTCGGCCGTCTGCAGCACCTGCGCCACGCTGAGCGACGATTTCGGCATCCGGAATCCCGCCGGAATCCCCACATCGGCCCCGGGGCCGATGTGCGCGCGCGCGATGGTCACGACGGGGCGGATGAACTCGTCGCGCAGGCGCCCGATCCGGTCCACCTGTCGCTCCCTCTCGGCGCGGCCGGTCGCCGTCCCGAAGTACTGGGTGCCGGCATGCTCGCGCAGGCGCGTGAGCGACGCTTCCAGCATCCGCCGCGCCTGCCGGATGTCGACCGGACTCTCGATGGGATGCTCGTCGAGGAAGATGCAGACGCGCATGAACGCTTCGGTCACTCGTTGATGGATCACGTACATGGGTGAAGCTCCTCTGAATGGGATTTGGTGGACTCGGGGGACGGCAGTGCGAGCTCGACGTCGGACCGAACGGACTCGAGGCCGGACGGGAGCGGCTCCGGATCGGTCGCGGCGGACCGCGCGGTCGCGGCGGACCGCGACTCGGTCGCGGCGGACCGCGACTCGGTCGCGGGCGACGATGCGCACGTCGCGGGGCACTGTGCACACGTCGCGGGGCACCGTGCGCACGTCGCGGAGCACTGTGCGCACGTCGCGGCGGACTGTGCGCAGCACCCGGGTGACCGGACGCCGCGTGCCGCCGACCGTGCGCCGGTCGCGCCGGACTGTGCGCCAGTCTCGCGAAACCGTGCGCCCGTCGCGGCACG
This sequence is a window from Gemmatimonadota bacterium. Protein-coding genes within it:
- a CDS encoding RDD family protein is translated as MQKPNLLIRRTVAYAVDVALLFAVLAPAGWLMQRALGFVPQSGPEIWLVLLVNFSGPAWLYFAIADASRGGATLGKRWLRLHVTRQDGARLSSLRAVGRTAAKLVPWELTHASVFALAADLGTFSIGQGVGLVLANALMMVYLACAAYTRGQRGVHDFIAGTIVAAA